In a single window of the Bos javanicus breed banteng chromosome 16, ARS-OSU_banteng_1.0, whole genome shotgun sequence genome:
- the LOC133228237 gene encoding uncharacterized protein LOC133228237, with product MWRGLLLGLEPGRAGGRGALWVGRRAWGSLPSRECPILVGWAGGDGAMTPSVHSGVRLVSGAELPVIGLVSGTPLRPGGAPGSRRGDGTARNWPPVSPTATRGASSLAGGVAVCPWRAGHGAAWSPVQGGEALASCGGAGSRALGPHWVEGPVCGGWRCGGSRRLELWGPPLSGLHLGAPRSRIVPVHALPRWVRVLCGGCKAPSRTVTLCLQRLRLPAAATRGRSLPQKRVPSLCGPQAARASAALRLGGWRQPRASPPPPLPAALGASWASPAALYLDLFRARGRRSLREAGGLGLCHPRPHPTERLRDKDPLKPRPPALQAGSVSPGGPRPPQPRSVASLSLPPHYAGPLLWTEGLGSMF from the coding sequence atgtggagaggCCTCCTGTTGGGGTTGGAGCCCGGGAGGGCAGGAGGGCGTGGAGCCCTGTGGGTGGGCAGGAGGGCGTGGGGGTCACTGCCCAGCAGGGAGTGTCCCATCCTAGTTGGCTGGGCTGGTGGGGATGGGGCGATGACACCCAGCGTCCACTCGGGGGTGAGGCTTGTCTCTGGAGCCGAGCTCCCCGTAATTGGGCTGGTCTCGGGCACCCCGCTCAGGCCTGGGGGAGCACCTGGGAGCCGCAGAGGGGACGGTACTGCCAGGAACTGGCCCCCGGTCAGTCCCACTGCCACACGGGGAGCTTCCAGTCTTGCTGGAGGAGTGGCCGTGTGCCCTTGGAGGGCTGGACACGGGGCTGCCTGGAGCCCCGTGCAGGGCGGGGAGGCCCTGGCTTCCTGTGGAGGAGCTGGGAGCAGGGCGTTGGGTCCCCACTGGGTGGAAGGGCCAGTTTGTGGGGGCTGGAGGTGCGGGGGGAGCCGTCGCCTGGAGCTGTGGGGTCCCCCTCTTTCAGGGCTCCATTTGGGAGCCCCTCGGAGCAGGATCGTGCCTGTCCACGCCCTCCCCAGGTGGGTCCGGGTGCTGTGCGGAGGGTGCAAGGCCCCAAGCAGGACGGTCACCCTTTGTCTGCAGCGGCTGCGTCTTCCCGCCGCTGCCACGAGAGGGCGCAGCCTCCCACAGAAGCGGGTCCCATCGCTGTGTGGACCACAGGCCGCCCGGGCCTCGGCCGCTCTGCGCCTTGGGGGCTGGCGGCAGCCCCGGGCGTCCCCTCCTCCACCACTGCCTGCCGCCCTGGGGGCGTCCTGGGCCAGCCCAGCGGCCCTGTATCTGGACCTGTTCAGGGCCAGGGGGCGACGCAGCCTGCGGGAGGCAGGTGGGCTGGGACTGTGCCACCCAAGGCCTCACCCCACAGAGCGCCTGAGGGACAAAGACCCCCTGAAACCCCGCCCCCCGGCCCTGCAGGCCGGGTCGGTGTCCCCCGGGGGCCCAAGGCCTCCGCAGCCCAGGTCTGTGGCTTCGCTGTCCCTTCCGCCCCACTATGCAGGGCCACTTCTCTGGACAGAGGGCCTGGGCAGCATGTTCTGA